A part of Liolophura sinensis isolate JHLJ2023 chromosome 1, CUHK_Ljap_v2, whole genome shotgun sequence genomic DNA contains:
- the LOC135461931 gene encoding HIG1 domain family member 1A, mitochondrial-like, with amino-acid sequence MTDPDKMTSAPQKPEIAPQWEESHGSKLWRKTKEAPFVPIGLVGLTGAVVMGAIKYKNRGQMTTSMYLMQLRVVAQSMVVGAMTLGVGYSLLSDYFKTSDSPKNG; translated from the exons ATGACTGACCCTGATAAGATGACGTCCGCCCCTCAGAAGCCAGAGATAGCACCTCAGTGGGAGGAGTCTCACGGCAGTAAACTGTGGAGAAAAACTAAAGAAGCACCTTTTGTTCCAATTG GCCTTGTTGGGCTGACCGGGGCTGTGGTGATGGGGGCAATCAAGTACAAGAACCGGGGACAGATGACAACATCCATGTACTTGATGCAATTACGTGTCGTTGCGCAGTCAATGGTGGTCGGGGCCATGACTTTGGGTGTAGGCTATTCTCTGTTATCAGACTACTTCAAGACCTCAGATTCACCGAAAAACGGCTGA
- the LOC135461930 gene encoding ras suppressor protein 1-like: MMSKWKKIIDENREHNNPEIDLVDRHVVNITEVPGLMSLRHLTRLTLSHNKISIIPANIADFVNLEILNLFNNIIEELPTTISSLPKLRILNLGINRLSSLPRGFGAFPALEVLDLTYNNLNEQSLPGNFFCLDTLRGLYMGDNDFEVLPPDIGKLKNLQILVLRDNDLVYLPKEIGDLQRLRELHIQGNRLTVLPPELGLLDLVGTKQVFKAENNPWVPPIADQFQVGISHVFDYIRSDTYKFLYGRHMAAGAAPPPKTNDKSKKISRKN, translated from the exons ATGATGTCCAAGTGGAAAAAAATCATTGACGAGAATCGAGAACACAACAACCCGGAAATAGATCTGGTAGATCGTCATGTTGTCAACATAACTGAAGTCCCAGGGCTGA tgtccCTACGTCATCTAACCAGGCTGACACTGAGTCATAATAAAATATCTA TTATTCCAGCCAATATTGCTGATTTTGTCAACTTGGAGATTCTGAATTTGTTTAACAACATCATTGAG GAATTACCTACCACTATCAGTTCCTTGCCAAAACTGCGCATTCTTAATCTGGG AATCAACCGTTTGTCATCCTTGCCAAGAGGATTTGGAGCTTTTCCAGCTTTAGAGGTTTTGGACCTAACCTACAACAATCTCAATGAACAGTCACTACCGGGGAATTTCTTTTGTCTCG ACACCTTAAGAGGACTGTATATGGGTGACAATGATTTTGAAGTTCTTCCACCTGATATTGGAAAATTGAAAAACCTTCAGATT cttGTTTTGAGAGACAATGACCTAGTGTACTTGCCAAAGGAAATTGGTGACCTTCAGAGATTAAGAGAACTTCACATTCAAGGAAACCGTTTAACAGTTTTACCTCCAGAACTTG GTTTGTTGGATTTGGTTGGCACCAAGCAAGTATTTAAAGCTGAGAACAACCCATGGGTACCTCCAATTGCGGACCAGTTTCAAGTTGGCATTTCACATGTGTTTGACTACATTCGATCTGATACCTACAAGTT tttgtaTGGGCGTCACATGGCTGCTGGAGCAGCTCCACCTCCGAAGACGAATGACAAATCGAAGAAAATCAGCAGGAAAAACTAA
- the LOC135478772 gene encoding probable cytosolic iron-sulfur protein assembly protein CIAO1 — translation MANLDLVTTLIGHEDITWSVAWNPSGNLLASCGGDKTIRIWGTEGENWVCKTILTDGHQRTIRCVAWSPCGNYLASASFDATTCIWSRKEGEFECIATLEGHENEVKSVSWSQSGSLLATCSRDKSVWIWEVDEDEEFECASVLNAHSQDVKCVKWHPQSDILASCGYDNTIKLYKEDSDDWGCFATMSAHQSTVWKVDFDKTGTRLASCSDDKTLKVWQEYRPGNPEGVATEGSDPTWKCVCTLSGYHPRTIYDIQWSALTGHLATACGDDCIRVFEEGQSSERNQSSFSLLASVPKAHNQDVNCVAWNPKVAGLLASCSDDAEVKLWKISGL, via the exons ATGGCAAATTTAGATCTTGTGACGACCTTGATTGGGCATGAAGACATCACATGGAGTGTGGCCTGGAACCCCAGTGGTAACCTGCTGGCTTCATGTGGCGGAGACAAGACCATTCGCATTTGGGGGACAGAGGGTGAGAACTGGGTGTGCAAAACAATTCTGACAGATGGCCATCAACGCACCATCCGCTGTGTGGCCTGGTCACCATGTGGGAACTACCTTGCCAGTGCCAGTTTTGATGCCACAACCTGCATATGGAGCCGGAAGGAGGGGGAATTTGAATGTATCGCTACATTGGAAGGCCATGAGAATGAAGTAAAGTCAGTCAGCTGGTCCCAGTCAGGAAGTCTTCTTGCCACATGTAGTCGAGACAAGAGTGTGTGGATTTGGGAAG TGGATGAGGATGAAGAGTTTGAGTGTGCTAGTGTGCTAAATGCTCACTCACAAGATGTAAAGTGTGTTAAATGGCATCCACAATCAGACATCCTTGCATCCTGTGGCTATGACAACACGATAAAGCTTTACAAAGAGGACAGTGATGATTGGGGCTGTTTTGCCACCATGTCAGCTCACCAGTCCACAGTGTGGAAGGTGGACTTTGATAAGACAGGGACTCGACTAGCCTCTTGTAGCGATGACAAAACTCTGAAGGTATGGCAAGAGTATCGTCCTGGCAACCCTGAGGGCGTGGCTACAGAGGGGAGTGACCCCACGTGGAAGTGTGTATGCACACTGTCAGGGTACCACCCTCGCACAATCTACGACATCCAGTGGTCAGCCCTGACCGGTCACCTAGCTACTGCCTGTGGAGATGACTGTATCCGTGTGTTTGAGGAGGGGCAGAGCTCTGAGCGGAACCAGTCCTCCTTCAGTCTGCTCGCAAGTGTCCCCAAGGCTCATAATCAAGATGTTAACTGTGTTGCATGGAACCCAAAAGTGGCCGGTCTGTTAGCCTCATGTAGTGACGATGCTGAGGTCAAACTGTGGAAGATTTCTGGCTTGTGA